The sequence below is a genomic window from Candidatus Acidiferrales bacterium.
CGAGCAGCGCCGCTAGAATAAATGCCTCGAATTTCGTTTTCTTAGTCATCGCTTCATCTGCGAAGGTACGTCCGCAACGCTACTTGCAATTTGATTGTTCCGGACGATTCGGACGCAAGTGTCAGCCCATCGAGCACGTAGAAATGAGACGAATGCTCGAGTTCATTGATGAGTCGTACAAGCCCCTGATAGTCTCCCTGTACAGCCGCCGTAATCGTCACTTCATTCAGCCCGCGATCCTTCACCGTTTGTTCCTTGAAGGATACACCGCTCGTCTGTACACCTGCATTCTTGGCCATTTGGCCCAAATCGGCAACCAGCGTCGAGTATCCCGAAGATTCCGGCAGCAAATTGCTCTGATAAAACGAGTCACACTCTTTTCCGACATCGGGAAGATCTTTTTCGATTTTCTTTCCCTTCTCCACGTCCGCCGAGAGCAACTTCGCCCGCGCCGCCAATCTGTCTCGTTCCGTCTTCTGGACTTGCGGCTGTTCGCCAGCCGCCTGCCAGCTCACAACCATCAAAGCAACGTCCATCGTGAGAATGCAACCCAGCGCGATCTTTATCGCCAGTTTCCAGCGCCGGGATTTGTTCTTCCCGCTCATATTGCGTATCGCGCCTCGAGCTGAAATAGAACGGTCGTCGCAGTATCGTTTGCATTTTTCTTCGGGTAGGTCTCTTCGGTGACCTGTACATTGGAAAAGACGGGCGACGCTGTGATCGTCCGAACAAACTTGTCTTTTTGCTCGTCGTTATCGGCACCGATTATCAGAACCACCTTCACCGCGCCGTCTTTCTGCATCTGCGGTGAAATGCTAATCACACGCACGCCTGGCGGCAGCAGTTTTTCCAGGTCGGCGAACATTTTCGTCCAGGGAAAAGTTCGCTCCTCAATCAAGCGGTTCAAAAACTCTGAGCGCTCCATCACTTCAACGGTATGTGGATTTCGAAAAACTGCGCGCAGCCTTTCCTGTTGCGTCTGTGACGCGCGAATCTGGCTTTCCAGCGATGCGATCTCCTTACGTATCTCCCGACTTACTCTGCGCGCACGCACAGCATGAACTGATAGCACGGCAAGCGCCAAAAGTGCAGCCACTCCCAGCGCGACCGAACCGACAATAAACTGCCGGTTGTTTTCTAGCGGAGACGTTGCGAGATTGAATTGCGTCCTCATGCCCTATCGTATCCTCGGCTTCATCCTCCAAGATTCATCTGCCAGCCAACCAGCGCTTCCAGCCCTTTTGCTGCAAGCGATGTCGCCTCGGCGGGAAGATGCGTCGTCACTGAAAGCGGCTGCGATGAGCAGCTGACTTCTCTCGCCAGTGCTTCAATCAATTCTCCCTCAATCTCCCCAAATCCGGCCACTTTCACTCGTTCAACCTTGCCTCCCCACGTATCCTGGTAAAAAGCGATCGCCGGAAATACCTCGTCCAAAATCGATTGCGAACTGACGTGCCCTTGAGTCCTATCCATCTCCGTGGACCGATAAACGCACAATGTGTCGCCACTAGTAATCACAGTTGTGAGATTCCTATCGCTCATTCGCACTAGCAGCGTCGTCAGCTCTCTGTCGAGCATCGGCAACGTGGCCAGCGTTGAACTCTGCACAACGCCCACAGAGATTCCTTCCTCTTCCGCAGCGGATTCATACTCCCGAATAATCCTCTGGCGCGCGATGGTCGCAACGATCTCCGGTTTTCCTCCTCGGTTCGACTGTTTCATCCATGAAATGGCGGCCTCCTCGGCGTCGAATGGAAGGCTTTTCTTGAGCCGCCATCGCAGCATGGGAAGAGCCTCTTCGGCTCGCCGCGGGAAACTATCAAAGGACAAGATAAATACACGGATCACCGGATCCGGGACCATCAATGCGACGGGCTGTCCTTGGCTCGGTACTCGAGAGACAACGCGTCGGATCGCTGCACGAACGGCAGCCGCGTCGTTTATGTTCGCCTGGGTGGCCGAAGGAACGATTGCACCTTCCGGCAGCTTCTCGACGGCCGACGCTGCCAGATGCGAAATATCCCTTCCCCAGCGGGCCGCCGCGACGTGCGTTGCGGCGATCTCCAGCACAACGCTCGGATGCGGCATCGCATTCAGCCATTCGGAAAAGCGACTATGCTGGTTCGTTTTCAGCCGCGTCTCGGATGCAGCCGGGTTAGTCAATAAAAGTCACCTTATTGATTTCCCGGAATGTCGTAATCCCCATCCGCACCCGGGAAAGGCCTGATTCGCGCAGAAATTCCATCCCTTCTTCTCTTGCCGCTCGTTTGATTTCCGATGTTGGCCTGCGGTCAATAATCATCTCGCGGATGCGATCCGAGAGGTCCAGCAGCTCGCAAATCGCAGTCCGGCCGCGGTAACCGCTGCCGGAGCACTCGAGGCAACCCACTCCCTCAAAAATAGGCACATCCGCCCACTCTTTGGGATCGATTCCCGACTCTTCAAAAGCACTCGCGGGAAGATGCACGCGCTTCTTACAGCTCGGGCAAATTACGCGGACCAAACGCTGGGCGAGAATACAATTCAGTGCAGAGACGAAATTGTAGGGCTCAACGCCCATGTTAATAAATCTCCCAATCACGTCCGTCACGTTGTTCGCATGCACGGTGGTAAAGACCAGATGGCCCGTCAGTGCGGATTGAATCGCAATCTGCGCTGTTTCCTGGTCGCGGATTTCGCCCACCATGATCTTGTCCGGGTCGTGGCGCAGAATCGAGCGCAGTCCGCGCGCGAACGTGAGACCTTTCTTCTCGTTCACCGGAATCTGCGTAATCCCCTGCACCTGATACTCGACGGGATCTTCGATCGTGATGATCTTGTCTTCATCGGATTTGATTTCGTTGATCGCGGCATAAAGCGTCGTGGTTTTGCCCGAACCAGTTGGCCCCGTGACGAGCACCATTCCGTATGGCTCGTGAATGTAGCGTCGGAATTTCCGCAAATCCTCTTCAGCAAAACCAACAACATCCAAAGTCAGATTCCGAAACTTCTCGCTCAGCGTTTCTTTGTCCAGGACGCGCAGAACAGCGTCTTCTCCGTGGATCGAAGGCATCACAGACACGCGAAAATCAATGAACCGTCCCTTATACCGGACTCGGAAGCGACCATCCTGCGGCACGCGCCGCTCAGCAATATCCAGTTCGCTCATCACCTTGATGCGCGACAATATGGTCGAATGCCACTCCTTGGCGAGCGGCTGCATCGCATATTGCAGCACGCCGTCAATGCGGTATTTCACGGCAACTTCCGAATTACGCGTCTCAATATGAATGTCGCTGGCTCGTCGTTCGAGCGCCGTAAAGATCACGGTATCAACGAGGCGCACAACGGGACTCACGCCAGTATCCCGCGTGAGCTTCTCCATCGAGATGTTTTCGTCGCCGTCCTCGTCGCCAACCACTTGCAGCGTGAAACCCTCTGTCGCCTGGTCGAGAACGCGCTGCGATTGCTCCGTTCGCTTGAGCAAATCGCCGATCTGTGTAGCCGTGGCCACCTTGATCGTCAGTTTTTTGCCGAGCAACAACGCGAGCTCATCATTTACGAGGAGTTGACTGGGGTCCGATACGACCACAACCAACGAATTGTCATGCGATTCCAGCGGCACAAAGTTGTAGCGAAACATCAGCTCGGCCGGAATCGATCGAAAAAGTTCCGGGTCAATCCGCTGCTCCGCGAGATCGATGAACGGCACACGGTACCGTTCCGCGAGCTTCTGCGTGCGGTCGCGCTCGGCCGTGTCTTCGCGGACTATCGTCGGATGCGACTCTCGGTTTGTTGTTGCCATCTCGCTCGTCCTTTATCCGCCCGCGGAAACGGAAAATAGCGGCAGGTACAGCGCAATCAAAATAAACAAAATAATCAGCGCTATGATAACCAAGACAACTGGCTCGATGATTGAGATCAGTACCCCGGTCTTTAAATTCGTCTCTTCCTCGTAGAATTGCGCGACGCTCCCCAGCATGGGCGCCAGCGCGCCAGATGCTTCTCCCACTTCGATCATGTCGAGCGCGAGAGCGGGGATCATGTTTGTATCTGCCAATGCCGCGTGCAACGCGCCGCCCTCGCGCACCTTTTGCGCTGACCTAAGAACCGCTCTCGAGACTAACCGGCTGGTCATGGCATTCGCTGCTGTTTCCAGTCCGTTCACTAAGGGCGTTCCTCCGCGAAGCAAGGTGCCCAATGTGCGCGTAAACTGGGCCATCTGAAATTTCATCCAGACATCCCCGACCACGGGAATCTTCAATTTCAGACGGTCCACAGCCAAACCGCCTGCGCTTGTCCTCGACCAAAAAAACAGAAGGACGAGTCCAACCGCGGCAAGCACAACAGCGGTCAAAATCCACTTGCCGTAGCCCATCACGAGCGTGATCAAAAATTGCGTAGGCGCAGGAAGTTTTGTGCCCAAATCTGCATACAGTTTGGCAAACTGTGGGATTACATAGGCAACCAGATATGAAACGATGCATGTCGCAGCGACGACCAGGAAAGTCGGATAAACCAGAACGCTGATGAGTTTCTTGCGAATCCCCGATGTCACGCGTTGATAGGAGATGTAGTCATCCAGAACCCCTGGCAGATCGCCGCTTTTCTCGCCGGCTCGCAGCGAGGCAATGTACACGCCGGGAAACATCCCCGTCGCTTCGACTGCGTCCGAAAGCAATTCTCCTTCGCGCACCTGGCTGCGAACTTCGCTCAGCAGCGGGCGGATCTTCGGCTGGGCGGCACGGTCCGCCAAGAGGTCGAGCGCCTTCAAAATCGGCAAGCCGGCCTTTATCAGAGTATTAAACTGCTGATTGAAGATCAGGAAGTCACCTGGTGGGAGTTTCCGATTGCTTCGAAGCCCGCCAAATAGTCCGGCGACAGTTAGGTTCGGACGGACCGTATAAACGTAAAATCCTCGATCGGCCAGCTTCTGACGAGCTTCCGTTTCGCTCTGGGCCGTCTCCAATTGCTGGAAGACGTTTCCGGTCGCATCCCCGACTTTGCACACAAATTCAGCCATAAATTGTGGTTTACGCTCGGTGTCCGCGAGCGCTAAGAACAGATTTTAGCATAGCGATTCTGCCGCGCATGTCTCTCCCGTCATTCTGTGCGCAGACGGCAACTGCGCCTTAAGAGATGACTGGCACTAACAGCCTTATGGTAGGAGTCGCTACAGGGGCTGATGGTTGGCCGGCGGCAAGCTATTGAACGCTGCGGGCCAGCGCCGAATCATCCACAATGGCTACGCCCACGGGAGGAGTAAAGTGGAATTTCGCCTCTTCAATTCGAACATTTTCATGCCAATCGCCAAAGCGGAACTCAGTTTCGATGTCCCCCGGTTGCCGGATTGCCACTCTAACGAGCTGATCTCTTGGGTTTACTTCAAAGACGGCCTTCGTAAAGGCGTCCGCATCTTCTTTTCGGGGACTGCAAACAAGAACAGCATTGCCTGCCTCTGCCGGACGTTCCTCAGAACCCCCCGTTCCAGAACCTAACCTCAGACTTCCGCAGATTCGCTCTAAATTTGCCTTTCCCGCCAGCAGCGCCAGTGGAGTGCGCCAATCCGAACTTTCTTTGATCGACGTGCGGCTCGCCGTATGGTTTGCCGGCACGTAATACCAGACATTCTTGCCATCCACTAAGAACATCTTCGTCGACGGCGAATCATAATCCCATCGCATGCGTCCGGGCTTCTCGAAATATACCGTGCCGCTCTCGACGCTAATCGCGGACCCGCCGGAGGTGTACTTCTCGAGAAAAATTCCGACCATGCTTTTTGTTCGCCCGTAATG
It includes:
- the pilO gene encoding type 4a pilus biogenesis protein PilO, which codes for MSGKNKSRRWKLAIKIALGCILTMDVALMVVSWQAAGEQPQVQKTERDRLAARAKLLSADVEKGKKIEKDLPDVGKECDSFYQSNLLPESSGYSTLVADLGQMAKNAGVQTSGVSFKEQTVKDRGLNEVTITAAVQGDYQGLVRLINELEHSSHFYVLDGLTLASESSGTIKLQVALRTYLRR
- a CDS encoding GspE/PulE family protein, translated to MATTNRESHPTIVREDTAERDRTQKLAERYRVPFIDLAEQRIDPELFRSIPAELMFRYNFVPLESHDNSLVVVVSDPSQLLVNDELALLLGKKLTIKVATATQIGDLLKRTEQSQRVLDQATEGFTLQVVGDEDGDENISMEKLTRDTGVSPVVRLVDTVIFTALERRASDIHIETRNSEVAVKYRIDGVLQYAMQPLAKEWHSTILSRIKVMSELDIAERRVPQDGRFRVRYKGRFIDFRVSVMPSIHGEDAVLRVLDKETLSEKFRNLTLDVVGFAEEDLRKFRRYIHEPYGMVLVTGPTGSGKTTTLYAAINEIKSDEDKIITIEDPVEYQVQGITQIPVNEKKGLTFARGLRSILRHDPDKIMVGEIRDQETAQIAIQSALTGHLVFTTVHANNVTDVIGRFINMGVEPYNFVSALNCILAQRLVRVICPSCKKRVHLPASAFEESGIDPKEWADVPIFEGVGCLECSGSGYRGRTAICELLDLSDRIREMIIDRRPTSEIKRAAREEGMEFLRESGLSRVRMGITTFREINKVTFID
- a CDS encoding type II secretion system F family protein; amino-acid sequence: MAEFVCKVGDATGNVFQQLETAQSETEARQKLADRGFYVYTVRPNLTVAGLFGGLRSNRKLPPGDFLIFNQQFNTLIKAGLPILKALDLLADRAAQPKIRPLLSEVRSQVREGELLSDAVEATGMFPGVYIASLRAGEKSGDLPGVLDDYISYQRVTSGIRKKLISVLVYPTFLVVAATCIVSYLVAYVIPQFAKLYADLGTKLPAPTQFLITLVMGYGKWILTAVVLAAVGLVLLFFWSRTSAGGLAVDRLKLKIPVVGDVWMKFQMAQFTRTLGTLLRGGTPLVNGLETAANAMTSRLVSRAVLRSAQKVREGGALHAALADTNMIPALALDMIEVGEASGALAPMLGSVAQFYEEETNLKTGVLISIIEPVVLVIIALIILFILIALYLPLFSVSAGG
- a CDS encoding outer membrane lipoprotein carrier protein LolA; amino-acid sequence: MVGIFLEKYTSGGSAISVESGTVYFEKPGRMRWDYDSPSTKMFLVDGKNVWYYVPANHTASRTSIKESSDWRTPLALLAGKANLERICGSLRLGSGTGGSEERPAEAGNAVLVCSPRKEDADAFTKAVFEVNPRDQLVRVAIRQPGDIETEFRFGDWHENVRIEEAKFHFTPPVGVAIVDDSALARSVQ